Proteins encoded within one genomic window of Pongo pygmaeus isolate AG05252 chromosome 4, NHGRI_mPonPyg2-v2.0_pri, whole genome shotgun sequence:
- the LOC129037297 gene encoding large ribosomal subunit protein uL15 has translation MPSRLRKTRKLRGHVSHGHGRIGKHRKHPGGRGNAGGLHHHRINFDKYHPGYFGKVGMKHYHLKRNQSFCPTVNLDKLWTLVSEQTRVNAAKNKTGAAPIIHVVRSGYYKVLGKGKLPKQPVIVKAKFFSRRAEEKIKSVGGACVLVA, from the coding sequence ATGCCATCCAGACTGAGGAAGACCCGGAAACTTCGGGGCCACGTGAGCCACGGCCACGGCCGCATAGGCAAGCACCGGAAGCACCCCGGCGGCCGCGGTAATGCTGGTGGTCTGCATCACCACCGGATCAACTTTGACAAATACCACCCAGGCTACTTTGGGAAAGTTGGTATGAAGCATTACCACTTAAAGAGGAACCAGAGCTTCTGCCCAACTGTCAACCTTGACAAATTGTGGACTTTGGTCAGTGAACAGACACGGGTGAATGCTGCTAAAAACAAGACTGGGGCTGCTCCCATCATTCATGTGGTGCGATCGGGCTACTACAAAGTTCTGGGAAAGGGAAAGCTCCCAAAGCAGCCTGTCATCGTGAAGGCCAAATTCTTCAGCAGAAGAGCTGAGGAGAAGATTAAGAGTGTTGGGGGGGCCTGTGTCCTGGTGGCTTGA